One Salvia splendens isolate huo1 chromosome 12, SspV2, whole genome shotgun sequence genomic window carries:
- the LOC121758490 gene encoding uncharacterized protein LOC121758490, translating into MVSPMFNLAKTSLKILGFTALVRISANCSSDRTNGNSMTPPSNFSLMKWRSTSTCLVRSCCTGFSDMLIAALLSQNNLLFRFGGKPISVSNLLSHMISMSPLLMPRNSASALDKATTFYFLLLQVTRLPPMKVQLPQQFLAHDSVSLVCQQACNLRGQFLPTCRGHIFSVLRIFHDST; encoded by the exons atggtatCTCCAATGTTCAACTTGGCCAAAACTTCTCTAAAAATTCTGGGATTCACTGCTTTGGTTAGGATATCAGCCAATTGTTCCTCGGATCGCACAAACGGGAATTCTATGACTCCACCTTCCAATTTTTCTTTAATGAAGTGGCGATCGACTTCAACGTGtttggttcgatcatgttgtactggattttctGATATGCTGATTGCCGCTTTATTGTCACAGAATAACTTACTCTTTCGGTTTGGGGGAAAACCGATCTCAGTAAGTAATCTCCTAAGCCATATGATCtccatgagtccactcttgATGCCTCGGAACTCTGCTTCAGCACTTGATAAGGCTACAACCTTTtacttcttacttctccaagtaACTAGGTTGCCTCCGATGAAG GTTCAGCTCCCTCAACAATTTTTAGCCCATGATTCGGTATCATTGGTGTGTCAGCAGGCTTGCAATCTAAGAGGCCAGTTTCTGCCAACATGTCGAGGACATATTTTCTCTGTCTTAAGAATATTCCATGATTCGACCTGA
- the LOC121759625 gene encoding CRS2-associated factor 2, mitochondrial-like, which translates to MLKLFSWRRAIHPSPSSSTRLPAIFRFLSHSPPSAAAALEEIHDPPFSSETLHNRTKIKPAKKKDKQPNVNDNNSNSVEKPPELPFDFMYSYSEISPGVEPIGFREPPKFSPFGPGRLDRNWTGTTAPATVKPDLEKLAKERQKVLGDPISDEEVAELVEKYRHSNCSRQINLGRGGVTHNTLEDIHSHWKRAEAVRIKCLGVPTLDMDNICFHLEDKTGGKIIYRHLNILLLYRGHNYDLRKRPQIPLMLWKPLAPIYPKLVKNVADGLTFEETKEKRNRGLNSPPIMKLTRNGVYVNVVEKVRTAFESNDVVRLDCTHVGSSDCKKIGVKLRDLVPCVPILFKDEQIILWKGKKEGE; encoded by the exons ATGTTGAAGCTGTTTTCATGGCGTCGAGCAATCCATccatctccttcctcatccactCGCCTCCCCGCCATATTCCGATTCCTCAGCCACTCTCCGCCATCGGCAGCGGCAGCATTAGAAGAAATTCACGACCCTCCATTTTCCTCAGAAACACTCCATAACagaacaaaaatcaaacccgCAAAGAAGAAAGACAAGCAACCAAATGTTAATGATAATAATAGCAACAGCGTTGAGAAACCCCCTGAGCTGCCCTTCGATTTCATGTACTCTTACTCGGAGATCAGCCCCGGCGTTGAGCCAATTGGTTTCCGCGAACCCCCCAAATTCTCCCCTTTCGGACCAGGCCGGCTCGACCGGAATTGGACCGGGACCACCGCCCCGGCTACGGTGAAGCCGGATTTGGAGAAGCTGGCGAAGGAGCGCCAGAAGGTTCTTGGAGATCCGATTTCCGATGAGGAGGTTGCTGAGCTCGTTGAGAAGTATCGCCACAGCAATTGCTCCCGCCAAATCAATTTGG GGAGAGGAGGTGTTACACATAACACACTGGAAGATATACACAGCCACTGGAAAAGGGCTGAGGCTGTGAGAATAAAGTGCTTGGGGGTGCCGACTCTCGACATGGACAACATCTGTTTCCATCTCGAG GACAAGACCGGGGGGAAGATTATATACCGTCACTTGAATATCCTCCTCCTGTATCGTGGGCATAACTATGACCTCAGAAAACGGCCGCAGATTCCACTTATGTTATGGAAGCCTCTCGCGCCAATATATCCCAAGCTAGTGAAGAATGTAGCTGATGGCCTGACGTTTGAAGAAACTAAGGAGAAGCGAAACAGAGGGCTTAATTCTCCTCCTATTATGAAACTTA CTAGGAATGGTGTGTATGTGAACGTCGTGGAGAAAGTGAGGACAGCATTTGAGTCCAATGATGTTGTGAGATTAGACTGCACTCATGTGGGCTCAAGTGATTGCAAGAAAATTGGTGTCAAACTAAGA GATCTGGTTCCGTGTGTCCCTATCTTGTTCAAAGACGAACAGATTATACTCTGGAAGGGCAAAAAAGAAGGCGAGTGA
- the LOC121757423 gene encoding taxoid 14-beta-hydroxylase-like translates to MPSLLPIFLLPLILLLPIYLILSTTRKSPKNTPPGSFGIPFIGQSLSLLWAMRANTADEWIAGRARRYGAVSFVFSGDGNKLSNQQTDSVRMVLGDRCLLELVGEDHKRIRNALSSFLKPDSLKDYIGKMGGRSDDAPPYALAWEEQSQGYATNEDADIQHNMLTSVWC, encoded by the exons ATGCCCTCCCTCCTTCCTATCTTCCTCCTCCctctcatcctcctcctccccaTATAcctcatcctctccacaacaagAAAATCACCCAAAAACACACCCCCGGGATCCTTCGGAATCCCGTTCATCGGGCAGAGCCTCAGCCTCCTGTGGGCCATGCGCGCCAACACCGCCGACGAATGGATCGCCGGCAGAGCCCGGAGATACGGCGCTGTCTC GTTTGTTTTCTCTGGCGATGGGAACAAACTGAGCAATCAGCAGACGGATTCGGTGAGGATGGTCTTAGGCGATCGCTGCCTGTTGGAGCTTGTCGGGGAGGATCATAAGCGGATTCGAAACGCGCTTTCGTCTTTTCTGAAGCCAGATAGCTTGAAGGATTACATTGGTAAGATGGGAGGAAGAAGTGATGATGCACCTCCGTATGCATTGGCATGGGAAGAACAATCTCAAG GTTATGCCACTAATGAAGATGCTGACATTCAACATAATATGCTCACTTCTGTTTGGTGTTGA
- the LOC121759624 gene encoding purple acid phosphatase 18-like: MASKLFLIMAVVAAALPFAAVADYVRPPPRPILNSSLSSLPPSIPQQVHISLAGANHMRISWITPDENAPSLVVYGTSPNTYPFTAQGESTSYRYLTYRSGTIHHTVIGPLRDSTTYFYKCSGVGPEFQLRTPPSKFPVTFAVTGDLGQTGWTKTTLDHTAKSQHDLLLLPGDLSYADYLQPGWDSFGQLVQPQASARPWMVTQGNHDVEHIPILKRGFIAYNARWKMPYQESGSGSNLFYSFDVARVHVLMLGSYTDYDVNSDQYKWLKGDLAKVNRGNTPWIVAVLHVPWYNSNTAHQGEGDGMMAAMEPLLHAASVDIVLTGHVHAYERTKRVFNGKSDPCGFVHITIGDGGNREGLASKYKEQPEWSAFREASFGHGVFNVVNITHALWGWHRNDNDQPVAADKVWINSLSSSGCLAKKKKELRKLLLAP, encoded by the exons ATGGCTTCAAAACTATTTCTCATCATGGCCGTAGTAGCAGCAGCGCTGCCGTTCGCCGCGGTGGCTGATTATGTTCGACCGCCGCCGCGCCCAATACTTAATTCCTCGTTGAGCTCGCTGCCACCTTCTATTCCTCAGCAG GTCCATATCTCCTTGGCCGGAGCTAACCACATGAGGATCTCATGGATCACACCCGACGAGAACGCTCCAAGCCTCGTCGTCTACGGGACGTCGCCCAACACCTACCCCTTCACAGCTCAAGGAGAGAGCACAAGCTACCGTTACCTAACCTACAGATCCGGCACGATCCACCACACAGTCATCGGACCACTCCGCGACAGCACCACCTACTTCTACAAATGCAGCGGGGTTGGTCCGGAGTTCCAGCTCCGAACCCCGCCGTCTAAGTTTCCCGTGACCTTCGCTGTCACGGGAGATCTAGGTCAGACCGGATGGACAAAGACGACTCTGGACCACACTGCGAAGTCCCAACACGACCTTCTCTTGCTCCCGGGTGACCTTTCCTACGCCGACTACCTGCAGCCCGGATGGGACTCGTTCGGACAACTGGTGCAGCCACAGGCAAGTGCAAGGCCGTGGATGGTCACACAAGGCAACCATGACGTTGAGCATATACCGATACTCAAACGTGGCTTCATCGCCTATAATGCGCGGTGGAAGATGCCGTATCAAGAGAGCGGTTCCGGGTCgaatctgttttattcattcGACGTAGCCAGAGTTCATGTTCTAATGCTTGGTTCCTATACAGATTACGATGTGAACTCCGATCAGTATAAGTGGCTCAAG GGCGATCTTGCGAAGGTGAATCGTGGAAATACACCGTGGATCGTCGCGGTACTCCACGTGCCGTGGTATAACAGCAACACGGCTCATCAAGGTGAAGGTGACGGCATGATGGCAGCAATGGAGCCCTTGCTGCACGCGGCTTCCGTGGACATCGTTTTAACTGGTCATGTTCATGCCTATGAACGCACG AAACGTGTCTTCAATGGCAAATCTGATCCTTGTGGATTTGTACACATTACAATTGGAGATGGTGGGAACCGAGAAGGATTAGCTagcaagtacaaggagcagccTGAGTGGTCTGCCTTTCGCGAAGCAAGTTTCGGTCATGGTGTTTTCAACGTCGTGAATATAACTCACGCACTTTGGGGCTGGCACAGGAACGACAACGATCAACCTGTGGCAGCAGACAAAGTCTGGATAAATTCACTATCGAGTTCAGGGTGCCtggctaaaaagaaaaaagaactcAGAAAACTACTCTTGGCGCCATGA